In Nasonia vitripennis strain AsymCx chromosome 2, Nvit_psr_1.1, whole genome shotgun sequence, a genomic segment contains:
- the LOC116416083 gene encoding uncharacterized protein LOC116416083 — MDEILSIQSPVSFDESLVHYELHAHQPYTVSSYNNSDEIRIAIQHQDLSLLPSRSSLHICGKLTKPNGTALARTKLVNNAICHMFEEIRYEMNAVEINRCKNVGLTTVMKGWISHNPSQSLIMENAGWLDIAETKSLTNASGYFDVNIPLSMIFGFAEDYRKIVVNVKHELVLTRSRNDLNAIIQTATLADGVATFEEYKLELTKIEWLMPYVVASNTNKIRLLNYIEKNRPISMSFRSWELYEYPILPTSTKNVWTVKTSNQLEKPRFVILGFQTNRKNQQAQNASQFDHCDISNVKLFLNSQYYPYGNLNLDINRYQYAVLYDMFANFQSLYYDKVSEPVVNKNDFISRLPLIVIDCSKQNESLKNAPVDVRLEFESRDNFPAGTSAYCLILHDRIVQYNPVSGDIKILI; from the coding sequence ATGGACGAGATTCTAAGCATACAGTCACCAGTAAGCTTTGATGAGTCATTGGTACACTATGAGCTGCACGCTCATCAACCCTACACGGTTTCATCGTACAACAACAGCGACGAGATTCGCATCGCCATTCAACATCAAGATTTGAGCCTTTTACCGTCTCGTAGTTCGCTACACATTTGCGGTAAATTAACGAAACCAAATGGTACTGCTCTAGCACGTACTAAGCTTGTAAACAATGCTATCTGCCACATGTTCGAAGAGATCAGATATGAAATGAATGCTGTAGAAATCAACAGGTGTAAAAACGTCGGTTTGACCACAGTCATGAAAGGCTGGATTTCACACAATCCCAGTCAAAGTTTAATAATGGAAAACGCAGGTTGGTTAGACATTGCAGAGACTAAATCACTGACCAATGCCTCCGGCTACTTCGACGTCAACATACCGCTGAGTATGATATTCGGGTTTGCCGAAGATTACAGAAAGATCGTAGTCAACGTGAAACACGAGCTCGTACTAACGAGGTCTCGAAACGATTTGAATGCAATTATTCAGACAGCAACCCTTGCGGATGGTGTCGCTACCTTCGAGGAATATAAATTAGAATTGACAAAAATTGAATGGCTCATGCCATACGTCGTAGCATCCAACACTAATAAAATTCGACTTCTAAATTACATAGAAAAGAACCGTCCGATTAGTATGAGTTTCCGCAGTTGGGAGCTATACGAGTACCCGATTCTTCCAACCTCGACTAAAAACGTGTGGACTGTCAAGACTTCCAATCAGTTGGAAAAACCACGCTTCGTGATTTTAGGATTCCAAACTAATCGTAAGAATCAGCAAGCTCAGAATGCCAGTCAATTCGACCATTGCGATATAAGCAACGTCAAGCTTTTCCTTAACTCGCAGTACTATCCATACGGCAACTTAAATTTGGACATCAACCGTTATCAATATGCCGTATTGTACGATATGTTTGCGAATTTCCAGAGCCTCTACTACGACAAAGTTTCAGAGCCTGTCGTAAATAAGAACGATTTTATTTCACGCTTACCACTCATAGTAATCGACTGTTCGAAGCAGAACGAGTCATTGAAAAATGCTCCAGTTGACGTTCGTCTTGAATTCGAATCTCGAGACAACTTCCCAGCTGGAACCTCAGCTTATTGCTTGATCTTACACGATCGCATAGTTCAGTATAACCCTGTCAGCGGTGACATCAAGATACTCATATAA